In the Campylobacter sp. RM6914 genome, one interval contains:
- the ileS gene encoding isoleucine--tRNA ligase codes for MDYKDTLLLPFTQFPMRGNLPENEPKRLASWHNERKIYEKMKKNRQNATQSFAIHDGPPYANGHLHIGHALNKILKDIITKTHYFFGEDIRYVPGWDCHGLPIEQQVEVKLGEKKKSMSKSQIREHCRAHAREFIDIQREEFKSLGVIGDFENPYLTMKFEFEADIYRALCDIAKRGLLCERSKPVYWSWAAKSALAEAEVEYEDKEDYSIYVAFALDKDALEKLGVKEAKAVIWTTTPWTLPANQAISLKPDEIYVLTSENLIFAKPLLESVVKLGITKGEILKEFVSNDIEGLYAINPLNDRKSQFLLGEHVLMDGGTGLVHTAPGHGEDDYYVSLKNGITEVIMPVDDGGLYDETLRAKGLFRADVVDEFVGVHIFKANEKIITILGNSLLHCSKFIHSYPHCWRTHKPVIYRATKQWFVTMDEPKLDGKTLREVARAQLENVKFYPAVGVKRIGSMVENRPDWCISRQRDWGVPIAFFRHKDTKEPIFDADILENIANIFEQKGADAWWDLEISELLPKTSKYEADKLEKVMDILDVWFDSGSTWRAVLNSRHYDAGAYPASMYLEGSDQHRGWFQSSLLVSTAVNSHAPYKSVLTHGFTVDENGQKMSKSKGNVVAPQDVAKTYGVEILRLWVGLSDYSSDLKISDNILKQVSEQYRKIRNTIRFLLANVSDLDEISTEFGLLDKWILGRAKRAFDDASRCFAAYDFSKGFNILLNFLSADLSGIYLDVCKDRLYCDAKDGARRKSAQSAMALITRSLLPLIAPTLTYTVDEVMEYAPDIVKNGAIDAFDLIYSPLEIEFSFEDELLFASREKLFEMIDVLKKDKKIKSTLELIMQTTSDKILGYDANEIADIYMVSAVEKFDDADSLGEFEVGDEKFKITLSKAHKCPRCWKFSAQKDGDTCPRCAEVLNGVC; via the coding sequence ATGGACTACAAAGACACCCTATTACTCCCTTTTACGCAATTTCCTATGCGCGGCAATTTGCCGGAAAACGAGCCAAAAAGATTAGCCTCATGGCATAATGAGCGCAAAATCTACGAAAAAATGAAAAAAAATAGACAAAACGCAACTCAAAGTTTTGCCATACACGATGGACCTCCGTATGCGAACGGACACCTACATATCGGACACGCGTTAAATAAAATTTTAAAAGATATTATTACTAAAACTCATTATTTCTTCGGCGAAGATATACGTTATGTTCCAGGCTGGGACTGCCATGGTCTGCCTATAGAACAACAAGTTGAAGTTAAGCTTGGCGAGAAGAAAAAAAGCATGAGTAAAAGCCAGATAAGAGAGCATTGCCGTGCTCATGCGCGTGAATTTATAGACATTCAGCGCGAAGAATTTAAGTCACTTGGTGTTATCGGTGACTTTGAAAATCCTTACCTAACGATGAAATTTGAATTTGAAGCCGACATATACCGAGCGCTTTGCGATATAGCAAAACGAGGGCTTTTATGTGAAAGAAGCAAGCCTGTTTACTGGAGCTGGGCGGCTAAGTCGGCTCTTGCGGAGGCAGAAGTCGAATATGAGGACAAGGAAGACTACTCGATATATGTGGCATTTGCTCTTGATAAGGACGCATTAGAAAAGCTTGGTGTAAAAGAGGCAAAAGCTGTAATTTGGACGACAACCCCTTGGACGCTTCCTGCAAATCAAGCTATAAGCTTAAAGCCTGATGAAATTTATGTCCTTACAAGTGAAAATTTAATCTTTGCAAAACCTTTGCTTGAGAGCGTAGTAAAACTAGGTATAACAAAAGGTGAAATTCTAAAAGAATTTGTTTCAAATGATATCGAGGGCTTATATGCTATAAACCCTTTAAATGACCGTAAGTCGCAGTTTTTACTTGGAGAGCATGTTTTGATGGACGGCGGAACCGGTCTTGTTCATACGGCTCCAGGACACGGCGAGGATGACTATTACGTAAGTCTTAAAAACGGCATAACAGAGGTTATTATGCCTGTTGATGACGGCGGACTTTATGACGAGACATTGCGTGCTAAAGGGCTTTTTAGAGCTGACGTGGTAGATGAGTTTGTAGGGGTTCATATCTTTAAAGCAAACGAAAAGATCATAACCATCTTAGGAAATAGCTTGCTTCACTGTTCTAAATTTATACACTCTTATCCACATTGCTGGAGGACACACAAGCCGGTTATCTACCGTGCAACAAAGCAGTGGTTTGTAACCATGGATGAGCCTAAGCTTGACGGCAAAACACTTCGTGAAGTGGCACGTGCTCAGCTTGAAAATGTGAAATTTTATCCTGCCGTTGGCGTAAAAAGAATAGGCTCAATGGTGGAAAATCGCCCGGATTGGTGTATCTCTCGTCAGCGCGACTGGGGTGTGCCGATAGCGTTTTTTAGGCATAAAGATACAAAAGAGCCGATATTTGACGCGGATATTTTGGAAAATATAGCAAATATATTTGAGCAAAAGGGAGCTGATGCTTGGTGGGATCTTGAAATTTCAGAACTTTTACCAAAAACAAGCAAATACGAAGCTGATAAATTAGAAAAAGTAATGGACATACTTGATGTTTGGTTTGATAGTGGTTCTACGTGGAGAGCGGTATTAAACAGTCGTCATTACGATGCGGGAGCATATCCTGCAAGTATGTATTTGGAAGGTTCTGACCAACATAGAGGTTGGTTTCAAAGCTCTCTTTTGGTAAGTACTGCGGTAAATTCTCATGCACCTTATAAGAGTGTTTTAACTCACGGCTTTACCGTTGATGAAAACGGTCAAAAGATGAGTAAAAGTAAAGGCAACGTCGTAGCTCCGCAAGATGTAGCCAAAACTTACGGTGTTGAAATTTTACGTCTTTGGGTTGGTTTAAGTGACTACTCAAGCGACCTTAAGATCAGTGATAACATCCTAAAACAAGTAAGCGAACAATACAGAAAGATAAGAAATACTATAAGATTTTTACTTGCAAACGTTAGTGATCTAGATGAGATTAGCACAGAATTTGGACTACTTGATAAATGGATATTAGGACGTGCAAAACGTGCATTTGATGATGCTAGTAGATGTTTTGCGGCGTATGATTTCTCAAAAGGATTTAATATACTTTTAAATTTCTTATCTGCGGATCTAAGCGGAATTTATCTTGATGTTTGCAAAGACCGCCTTTACTGTGACGCTAAAGACGGCGCAAGACGCAAGAGTGCACAAAGTGCGATGGCTCTTATAACTCGCTCTCTTTTGCCACTTATAGCCCCAACACTTACATACACGGTTGATGAGGTTATGGAGTATGCGCCCGATATCGTTAAAAACGGTGCGATCGATGCGTTTGATCTAATATACTCGCCTCTTGAGATAGAATTTAGCTTTGAAGACGAACTTCTTTTTGCAAGTAGAGAGAAATTATTTGAGATGATCGACGTGCTTAAAAAAGATAAAAAGATAAAATCAACACTAGAACTTATCATGCAAACAACTTCAGATAAGATCTTAGGCTATGATGCGAACGAGATAGCTGATATTTACATGGTAAGCGCGGTTGAAAAATTTGATGATGCCGACTCTTTGGGTGAATTTGAAGTTGGCGATGAGAAATTTAAAATAACCCTAAGCAAAGCTCACAAATGTCCAAGATGTTGGAAATTTAGCGCTCAAAAAGATGGTGATACATGCCCAAGATGTGCGGAGGTATTAAACGGTGTTTGCTGA
- the gatA gene encoding Asp-tRNA(Asn)/Glu-tRNA(Gln) amidotransferase subunit GatA, with protein sequence MITLKEALKLSSEEIKNLRAELEAEILAKKELGAYVEQLINSPISKLGEGIPIAIKDNIQVNGWAVTSGSKILQGYVAPYNATVIEKMLAANLSPFGRANMDEFAMGNTTESSFYGHTLNPLNHAHVPGGSSGGSAAAVAGGIAIAALGSDTGGSIRQPAAFCGCVGFKPTYGRVSRYGLGAYSSSLDQIGPITQNVEDAAILYDIIAGHDERDSTSANVEFKSVADKINGDRKLTICVIENYVNNASEETKNALLSAVDKLKANGHNIIYRNLEDSKYDVATYYIIATAEASANLSRYDGVRYGRRAEAKNLKELYLNSRSEGFGDEVKRRILLGTFVLSSGYYDAYYIKAQKARAHIKAQYEKILSEADLVFMPVSPTTAPKFGAMKDPLTAYLSDIYTISVNLSGLPAISVPVGSDKDGLNISAQLIGRAWDEQSVIDGAKSLENLIKG encoded by the coding sequence ATGATAACTTTAAAAGAAGCTTTAAAGCTTTCAAGCGAGGAGATAAAAAATTTACGTGCCGAGCTTGAGGCTGAAATTTTAGCCAAAAAAGAGCTTGGCGCCTATGTCGAGCAGCTTATAAATTCGCCTATTTCAAAGCTTGGCGAAGGAATTCCGATAGCGATAAAAGATAACATTCAAGTTAATGGCTGGGCAGTAACGAGTGGTTCTAAAATTTTACAAGGTTACGTCGCACCTTATAATGCTACCGTCATAGAAAAGATGTTGGCGGCAAATCTTTCCCCGTTTGGTAGAGCAAATATGGACGAATTTGCTATGGGTAATACGACCGAAAGTAGCTTTTACGGACATACGTTAAACCCGTTAAACCATGCTCACGTTCCTGGCGGAAGTAGCGGTGGTTCGGCAGCTGCGGTTGCAGGCGGTATCGCTATCGCTGCACTTGGAAGTGATACAGGAGGCAGTATACGTCAACCCGCTGCATTTTGTGGATGCGTGGGTTTTAAGCCAACTTACGGAAGAGTTAGCAGATACGGACTTGGCGCTTACTCAAGCTCACTTGATCAGATCGGACCTATAACCCAAAATGTAGAAGATGCGGCTATCTTATACGATATCATAGCCGGTCATGATGAGCGCGATAGCACGAGCGCAAATGTTGAGTTTAAAAGTGTTGCCGATAAGATAAACGGCGATAGAAAGCTTACGATATGTGTTATAGAAAACTATGTAAATAACGCAAGCGAGGAGACCAAAAATGCGCTTTTAAGTGCGGTTGATAAGCTAAAAGCCAATGGGCACAATATCATCTATAGAAATTTAGAAGACTCAAAATATGACGTTGCGACCTACTATATCATCGCAACCGCCGAAGCTAGTGCAAATTTAAGCAGATATGACGGAGTTAGATACGGCAGACGTGCTGAAGCTAAAAATTTAAAAGAGCTATATCTGAACTCAAGAAGCGAAGGTTTTGGCGATGAGGTAAAAAGAAGAATTTTACTAGGAACATTTGTTTTAAGTAGCGGATACTATGACGCTTACTATATTAAAGCACAAAAAGCAAGAGCGCATATCAAAGCACAATACGAGAAAATTTTAAGCGAAGCCGATCTTGTTTTCATGCCGGTTTCTCCAACCACAGCGCCAAAATTTGGTGCTATGAAAGACCCGTTAACGGCGTATCTAAGTGATATTTATACTATAAGTGTAAATTTATCAGGACTTCCTGCGATCTCCGTGCCTGTAGGAAGCGATAAAGACGGTTTAAATATCTCGGCTCAATTAATCGGCAGAGCATGGGATGAGCAAAGTGTGATAGACGGTGCAAAAAGTTTAGAAAATTTAATAAAAGGATAA
- the guaB gene encoding IMP dehydrogenase has product MKIVKRALTFEDVLLMPQYSEVLPKQVDIKARFSKNVSLNIPIVSAAMDTVTEHRAAIMMARLGGIGVIHKNMDIEAQAREVRRVKKSESGVIIDPIFIKPDATVGEALNLMAELHISGVPVIDDDHKLIGILTNRDLRFETDKTTLVKDRMTKAPLITAPKGCTLDDAEKIFSQNRVEKLPIVDENGRLDGLITIKDLKKRKEYPNANKDSYGRLRVAAAVGVNQLDRVEALVNAGVDVIVMDSAHGHSKGIIDTLKEIKTRFDVDVVVGNIANPAAVKDLAEAGADGIKIGIGPGSICTTRIVAGVGVPQISAIDDCSAEAKKYGIPTIADGGLKYSGDVAKALAAGASCVMAGSLLAGCEESPGEVITFQGRQYKVYRGMGSIGAMTRGSSDRYFQEGTAQDKLVPEGIEGRVPFVGSMKDVIHQLIGGLRSAMGYVGAKDIQSLQERAEFVEITSAGLKESHVHDVVITHEAPNYKVN; this is encoded by the coding sequence ATGAAGATAGTTAAGAGAGCTTTGACCTTTGAAGACGTGCTACTTATGCCACAGTATTCTGAAGTTTTACCAAAGCAAGTTGATATAAAGGCTCGTTTTAGTAAAAACGTCTCGCTAAATATCCCTATCGTATCAGCAGCCATGGATACCGTAACAGAGCACCGCGCTGCTATCATGATGGCAAGGCTTGGCGGTATCGGAGTTATTCATAAAAATATGGACATCGAAGCACAAGCAAGAGAGGTAAGACGTGTTAAAAAGAGCGAAAGCGGTGTTATAATCGATCCTATATTTATAAAACCAGACGCAACTGTAGGAGAGGCGCTAAATTTAATGGCGGAACTTCATATTTCAGGTGTTCCAGTGATAGATGACGACCATAAACTTATAGGAATTTTAACCAACCGTGACCTACGCTTTGAGACTGATAAAACAACTCTTGTTAAAGATCGTATGACAAAAGCACCGCTTATCACCGCCCCAAAAGGCTGCACTCTTGATGATGCTGAGAAAATTTTCTCTCAAAATCGTGTGGAAAAACTTCCTATCGTTGATGAAAACGGCAGACTTGACGGACTTATAACCATAAAAGACCTTAAAAAGCGCAAAGAGTATCCAAATGCAAACAAAGACAGTTACGGAAGACTTAGGGTTGCAGCTGCGGTTGGAGTAAACCAACTTGATCGTGTGGAGGCTCTTGTAAACGCTGGTGTTGATGTTATAGTTATGGACTCCGCTCACGGACACTCAAAAGGAATTATCGATACGCTTAAAGAGATAAAAACTAGGTTTGACGTTGATGTTGTGGTTGGAAATATCGCAAATCCGGCAGCCGTTAAAGACCTTGCAGAGGCAGGAGCCGACGGTATAAAAATAGGCATAGGACCAGGCTCTATTTGTACGACTCGTATCGTTGCAGGTGTTGGTGTGCCTCAAATTTCAGCTATCGATGACTGTTCGGCAGAAGCTAAAAAATATGGTATACCAACTATCGCCGACGGTGGTTTAAAATACTCCGGCGACGTAGCAAAAGCACTTGCTGCGGGAGCTAGTTGTGTTATGGCTGGAAGCTTACTTGCTGGATGTGAGGAGAGTCCTGGTGAGGTTATAACCTTCCAAGGTCGTCAGTATAAAGTTTATCGCGGTATGGGAAGTATCGGTGCGATGACAAGAGGAAGCTCTGATAGGTATTTTCAAGAAGGAACAGCGCAAGACAAGCTAGTTCCTGAGGGTATCGAGGGTCGTGTTCCTTTTGTAGGAAGCATGAAAGATGTCATACATCAACTTATCGGCGGTCTTAGAAGCGCTATGGGTTATGTTGGCGCAAAAGACATACAGTCTTTACAAGAAAGAGCTGAATTTGTAGAGATAACAAGTGCAGGCCTTAAAGAGAGCCACGTTCACGATGTTGTCATAACACATGAAGCACCAAACTATAAAGTGAATTAA
- the metX gene encoding homoserine O-acetyltransferase MetX, giving the protein MLNLKTGKYEFKEPLYLESGRILSSYELVYETYGELNEDKSNVIVVCHALTGSHHAAGRYDGDSKNGWWDGLIGHGKGVDTNKYFVICVSILGSCYGSTSPLSMDESIGKEYRLNFPVLTISDVVKAQINLFKKLGIQKAHAVIGGSLGGMQALCFAIEFPEFAKKTIILASTYQSKPWAIAFNKIAIEAIRRDPEFKNGQYDESFIKQNGLNGLAYGRMAGHISFLSPNSMDDKFGRNYVETDGLYELFGRFQVDRYMEYNGFNFPKRFDPLSYLYIAKMMNIFDCTRHYDTLESALKHVKSQITLISFSGDMLFPPECMSEIHDAFCKMGRGAQSEYIEIKSDYGHDAFLVEIDKFDIYVKRALER; this is encoded by the coding sequence ATGCTAAATTTAAAGACTGGTAAATACGAATTTAAAGAGCCGCTATATCTTGAAAGCGGACGGATATTAAGTTCGTATGAGCTGGTCTATGAAACATACGGTGAGTTAAATGAAGACAAAAGCAATGTCATAGTTGTTTGTCATGCGCTCACCGGCTCTCATCACGCTGCCGGTCGTTACGACGGAGATAGTAAAAACGGCTGGTGGGATGGGCTTATCGGTCATGGAAAGGGTGTTGATACTAATAAGTACTTTGTTATTTGCGTTAGCATACTTGGCTCTTGCTATGGCTCTACATCGCCGCTTAGCATGGATGAAAGTATAGGTAAAGAGTATCGTTTAAATTTCCCTGTTCTTACTATAAGTGATGTCGTAAAAGCGCAAATCAACCTTTTTAAAAAGCTAGGCATACAAAAGGCTCATGCTGTTATTGGGGGAAGTTTGGGTGGTATGCAAGCACTTTGCTTTGCTATAGAATTTCCTGAATTTGCAAAAAAGACCATAATTTTAGCAAGCACTTATCAAAGCAAGCCTTGGGCGATAGCTTTTAATAAGATCGCGATTGAAGCCATTAGGCGCGATCCTGAGTTTAAAAACGGTCAATACGATGAAAGTTTTATCAAACAAAATGGCTTAAATGGACTTGCTTACGGTCGTATGGCAGGGCACATAAGCTTTTTAAGTCCAAACTCGATGGATGATAAATTTGGTAGAAATTACGTAGAGACAGATGGACTTTATGAGCTTTTTGGGCGTTTTCAAGTTGATAGATATATGGAGTATAACGGTTTTAACTTTCCAAAAAGATTTGATCCGCTAAGTTATTTATATATAGCCAAGATGATGAATATCTTTGATTGCACCAGGCATTATGACACACTTGAGAGTGCACTCAAACATGTTAAGTCACAAATAACTCTTATCTCATTTAGTGGTGATATGCTCTTTCCTCCTGAGTGCATGAGTGAAATTCACGATGCCTTTTGTAAGATGGGGCGAGGCGCACAAAGCGAATACATCGAGATAAAGAGTGATTACGGGCACGATGCGTTTTTAGTTGAGATAGATAAATTTGATATTTACGTAAAAAGAGCCTTGGAAAGATAA
- the xseB gene encoding exodeoxyribonuclease VII small subunit gives MGEQTGEQNFEDKIKMAEEILAKLDKDELNINESLKLHKQGKVLLDEARKILENAKLSIEQVDE, from the coding sequence ATGGGCGAGCAAACTGGCGAACAAAATTTTGAAGATAAGATAAAAATGGCGGAAGAAATTTTAGCCAAACTAGACAAAGATGAGCTAAATATCAACGAAAGCTTGAAGCTTCATAAACAAGGCAAAGTTTTGCTTGATGAAGCGCGTAAAATTTTAGAAAACGCAAAACTTAGCATAGAGCAGGTCGATGAGTAA
- a CDS encoding carbon-nitrogen hydrolase family protein codes for MSKIAILQLPTLPLSEARLDYYLKICKDREAHLVLLGEYVLNSFFKELESMPKHIIKQQSEEKKRTLCELSKRYELNIIAPIVMSENEGFVKGVAKFSNGQFKFIKQQILMPYTHWNEAKFYANKINDELSFLTFKYENLKIGVAFGYEAHFDAVFTNLMRKKIDVLLMPTASTFDSNSRWQELLKLRALMNGIFIIRANRIGLYKTKGVKNDEAWKFYGDSLVVSPFGEIADRLGVDEGVLIANIDKKEIATARSTWCFNAIASKFL; via the coding sequence ATGAGTAAGATAGCGATTTTACAGCTTCCTACACTTCCTTTGAGTGAAGCTAGGTTGGATTATTATCTTAAAATTTGCAAGGACAGAGAAGCACATCTGGTTTTGCTTGGCGAATACGTTTTAAACAGCTTTTTTAAAGAGCTTGAAAGCATGCCAAAGCACATCATAAAACAACAAAGTGAAGAGAAAAAAAGGACACTTTGCGAGCTTAGCAAAAGATATGAGCTAAACATTATCGCACCCATTGTTATGAGCGAAAATGAAGGCTTTGTCAAGGGTGTGGCTAAATTTTCAAACGGACAGTTTAAATTTATAAAACAGCAAATTTTAATGCCATACACTCACTGGAACGAGGCTAAATTTTATGCAAATAAAATAAATGACGAGCTTAGTTTTTTGACGTTTAAATATGAAAATTTAAAGATAGGCGTTGCCTTTGGCTATGAGGCGCATTTTGATGCTGTTTTTACGAATTTGATGCGAAAAAAGATCGACGTGCTATTAATGCCTACGGCAAGCACGTTTGATAGTAATTCGCGTTGGCAAGAGCTTTTAAAGCTTCGTGCTCTTATGAACGGAATTTTTATCATTAGGGCAAATCGTATTGGCTTGTATAAAACTAAAGGTGTAAAAAACGATGAAGCATGGAAATTTTATGGAGATAGCCTTGTGGTTTCTCCTTTTGGCGAGATAGCAGATAGACTTGGTGTGGATGAGGGTGTGTTGATAGCAAATATCGATAAAAAAGAGATCGCAACCGCAAGAAGCACCTGGTGTTTTAACGCTATAGCGAGTAAATTTCTTTGA
- a CDS encoding DNA-3-methyladenine glycosylase I, with amino-acid sequence MNIAEDKKRCEWCEKDDLYRAYHDNEWGEIVRDERLLFELIVLEMMQAGLSWHTILKKREAMRVAFDDFKPEILAKYDEGKISELLQTEGIIKNRLKLNALSANAKAFLSIQSEFGSFFDYIWSFTNGVGIKNNLNEISQIPARSELSDQISKDMKKRGFKFLGSVTVYSFLQAIGVINDHLSYCFKAKDNL; translated from the coding sequence TTGAATATCGCAGAAGATAAAAAGCGCTGTGAATGGTGTGAAAAAGACGACCTTTACCGTGCATATCATGATAACGAATGGGGCGAGATAGTGCGCGATGAGAGGCTTTTGTTTGAGCTTATCGTGCTTGAAATGATGCAAGCAGGGCTTAGCTGGCACACGATACTTAAAAAACGAGAGGCGATGAGGGTTGCGTTTGATGATTTTAAACCTGAAATTTTAGCAAAATACGACGAAGGTAAAATTTCAGAGCTTTTGCAAACAGAGGGAATTATAAAAAATCGCCTAAAACTAAATGCTCTAAGTGCAAATGCTAAAGCATTTTTATCTATTCAGAGTGAATTTGGTAGTTTTTTTGATTATATTTGGAGTTTTACAAACGGTGTTGGGATAAAAAATAATCTAAATGAAATTTCGCAAATCCCGGCTAGATCCGAGCTTAGTGATCAAATTTCAAAAGATATGAAAAAGCGCGGTTTTAAATTTTTAGGAAGTGTTACGGTGTATTCGTTTTTGCAGGCCATCGGCGTCATCAACGATCATCTAAGCTATTGCTTTAAGGCAAAAGATAATTTATAA
- the murC gene encoding UDP-N-acetylmuramate--L-alanine ligase → MKKVHFIGIGGIGISAIARFLNEKGYTISGSDIKESSTTKQLRQEGIQVITPHCKEAIKDQDFVVYSAAIKDDNIELKEARERGIECFSRKEILPFVLEGKKVFSVAGAHGKSTTSAMLSSLIEGSAIIGAVSKQFGSNMRYEPSVNVVFEADESDSSFLNSNPYLAVVTNAEPEHMEHYDYDIEKFHAAYRGFLERAKVRVINAEDEFLSTLKLDALRLYPSIDITDMTMVVRDFQPYTSFNLKNLGRFEAYGMGKHIAIDASLAILAALDEISLKQIKQNFANYKGIKKRFDILCADKNFVLIDDYAHHPTEIKATLNSAFEYAKLLGLSRVVAVFQPHRYTRLSANLEGFKECFKDVDELIMLPVYAAGEKPVDIDMKAEFKDYNPIFTDCITRVDNAIEFTDEFGVKNRLADGLVIGFGAGDISVQLRGGY, encoded by the coding sequence TTGAAAAAAGTTCATTTTATAGGCATAGGCGGTATCGGCATTAGCGCGATCGCTAGATTTTTAAACGAAAAGGGCTACACGATAAGCGGTAGCGATATAAAAGAGAGTTCAACCACTAAACAATTAAGACAAGAGGGCATACAAGTCATTACCCCACACTGCAAAGAGGCGATAAAAGATCAAGACTTTGTGGTGTATTCAGCTGCGATAAAAGATGATAATATAGAACTAAAAGAGGCAAGAGAGCGCGGGATAGAGTGCTTTTCGCGAAAGGAAATTTTACCTTTCGTGCTTGAGGGTAAAAAGGTGTTTTCGGTTGCCGGAGCACACGGTAAAAGCACAACGAGCGCCATGCTTTCAAGCCTTATCGAAGGCTCTGCGATAATCGGAGCCGTTTCAAAACAGTTTGGCTCAAACATGAGATACGAGCCAAGTGTTAATGTTGTATTTGAAGCCGACGAGAGCGACTCTAGCTTCCTAAACTCAAACCCTTATCTTGCCGTAGTTACTAATGCCGAGCCCGAACATATGGAGCATTACGACTACGATATCGAGAAATTTCATGCTGCTTATAGGGGATTTTTAGAGCGTGCTAAGGTTCGCGTGATAAATGCCGAGGATGAGTTTTTAAGCACATTAAAGCTTGATGCGTTGCGACTTTATCCAAGTATTGATATAACGGATATGACGATGGTTGTTAGGGATTTTCAGCCATATACTAGCTTTAACCTCAAAAATTTAGGTAGATTTGAGGCTTACGGCATGGGCAAGCATATAGCCATCGATGCTTCTTTAGCGATTTTAGCGGCACTTGATGAAATTTCACTAAAGCAGATCAAGCAAAATTTTGCAAACTATAAAGGTATAAAAAAGCGCTTTGATATACTTTGTGCAGATAAAAATTTCGTCTTGATAGATGATTATGCACATCATCCAACCGAGATAAAAGCTACCTTAAATTCAGCCTTTGAGTATGCAAAACTACTTGGACTTTCGCGTGTCGTGGCAGTCTTTCAACCACATAGATACACAAGACTAAGTGCAAATTTAGAGGGCTTTAAAGAGTGTTTTAAGGACGTTGACGAGCTTATAATGCTTCCGGTTTATGCTGCAGGAGAAAAGCCTGTTGATATTGATATGAAGGCTGAATTTAAGGACTATAACCCGATATTTACCGACTGCA